In Felis catus isolate Fca126 chromosome C2, F.catus_Fca126_mat1.0, whole genome shotgun sequence, a single window of DNA contains:
- the LOC102899561 gene encoding keratin-associated protein 6-1, translating to MCGSCYGNYYGGCGYGGCGYRGCGYGGCGYGGLGCGYGSCYGCGFRRLGCGYGCGYGYGSRSLCGCGYGCGSGYGCGFGYYY from the coding sequence ATGTGTGGCAGCTGCTATGGAAACTACTACGGAGGCTGTGGCTATGGAGGCTGTGGCTACAGAGGCTGTGGCTATGGAGGCTGTGGCTACGGAGGCCTGGGCTGTGGCTATGGCTCCTGCTATGGCTGTGGCTTCCGCAGACTAGGCTGTGGCTATGGCTGTGGCTACGGGTATGGCTCCCGCTCTCTCTGTGGCTGCGGCTATGGATGCGGCTCTGGCTATGGCTGTGGCTTTGGCTACTACTATTGA
- the LOC111562341 gene encoding keratin-associated protein 6-3-like → MCGSYYGNSYGGCGYGGCGYGGCGYGGCGYRGCGYGGCSYGGCGYGGCGYGGLGCGYGSYYGCGFRRLGCGYGFGSGCGYYY, encoded by the coding sequence ATGTGTGGAAGCTACTACGGAAACTCTTATGGAGGCTGCGGCTATGGAGGCTGCGGCTATGGAGGCTGCGGCTATGGAGGCTGTGGCTACAGAGGCTGTGGCTATGGAGGCTGTAGCTACGGAGGCTGTGGCTATGGAGGCTGTGGCTATGGAGGCCTGGGCTGTGGCTATGGCTCCTACTATGGCTGTGGCTTTCGCAGACTAGGCTGTGGCTATGGCTTTGGTTCTGGCTGTGGCTATTACTACTGA
- the LOC111556335 gene encoding keratin-associated protein 22-1-like: MNFYNNYYGGLGYGYSGLRCGYGCGYRGYGYACYCPCCYGGYWYSGFF, translated from the coding sequence ATGAACTTCTATAACAATTACTATGGTGGCCTGGGCTATGGCTATAGTGGCCTGAGATGTGGCTACGGATGTGGCTATCGTGGCTATGGATATGCCTGTTATTGTCCATGCTGCTATGGTGGATATTGGTATTCTGGATTCTTCTGA
- the LOC105260889 gene encoding keratin-associated protein 6-3-like, whose product MKKAESLDVTRLGCCTTSTANTMCGSYYGNYYGGCGYGGCGYGGCGYGGCSYGGCGYGGCGYGGCGYRGCGYGGLGCGYGSCYGCGFRRLGYGYGCGSGCGSGCGYW is encoded by the exons ATGAAGAAGGCTGAATCTCTAGATGTGACAAGATTGGGGTGTTG CACAACCTCAACAGCCAACACCATGTGTGGAAGCTACTATGGAAACTATTATGGAGGCTGCGGCTACGGGGGCTGTGGCTATGGAGGCTGTGGCTATGGAGGCTGCAGCTATGGAGGCTGCGGCTATGGAGGCTGTGGTTATGGAGGCTGTGGCTACAGAGGCTGTGGCTATGGAGGCCTGGGCTGTGGCTATGGCTCTTGCTATGGCTGTGGCTTCCGCAGACTGGGCTATGGCTATGGATGTGGCTCTGGCTGTGGCTCTGGCTGTGGCTACTGGTAA